From the uncultured Trichococcus sp. genome, one window contains:
- a CDS encoding restriction endonuclease PLD domain-containing protein — MATISTNLYEKIIAKEASLSEKLRVISGYGSAPFLKKVVTEYPSLEIELFLGMTQQGISEKNHQMFNDLSQGYSNISVYYQVFGKYTHMKILEFTSLNNRNTYIGSANFTENGFVEQREIMTSIEDDLETLFVQQRANSMLCCDEDILNKINVYPDENYLEKKINEYEQDIKYNDSEKHENPLNEDLGPYGDSSEFGISSDDSNNKYFPIKNFYKKLPTLRLSANNLYYKEFDLPIVLPPINNALWDRRGINAWTEGGTPVLEQTPKLHFETVFPSNQKFEIVTDDGCSFVAILTGKFNRNLQLINGDLFQYIQKRIGAADDSPISYFDLIKFGFVNFHFVRLSETKYCMTFS, encoded by the coding sequence ATGGCAACAATATCTACTAATCTGTATGAAAAAATAATTGCTAAAGAAGCATCGCTCTCAGAGAAATTGCGGGTAATCAGCGGGTATGGTTCAGCCCCCTTTTTGAAAAAGGTAGTGACAGAATATCCATCATTAGAAATTGAGTTGTTTCTCGGCATGACCCAACAAGGTATTTCGGAAAAAAATCATCAAATGTTTAATGATCTGTCACAGGGATATAGTAATATTTCAGTATATTATCAAGTTTTCGGTAAATATACCCACATGAAAATCCTTGAATTTACCTCTTTAAACAATAGAAATACATACATAGGTTCTGCTAATTTTACAGAAAATGGATTTGTGGAACAGCGTGAGATAATGACTTCCATTGAGGATGACTTGGAAACCTTATTTGTTCAACAACGTGCCAACTCTATGTTGTGTTGTGATGAGGATATTTTAAATAAAATTAATGTATATCCCGATGAAAATTATTTAGAAAAAAAAATAAACGAATATGAACAGGATATCAAGTACAACGATTCTGAAAAACATGAAAATCCCTTGAATGAGGATTTAGGGCCCTATGGTGACTCTTCAGAATTTGGAATTAGTAGTGATGATTCCAACAATAAATATTTTCCCATAAAGAATTTCTATAAGAAGTTGCCTACGCTTCGCCTAAGTGCTAACAACCTATATTACAAAGAATTTGATCTGCCTATCGTTTTACCTCCAATCAATAATGCGTTGTGGGATCGCAGAGGAATCAATGCATGGACGGAAGGCGGTACCCCTGTTTTAGAACAAACACCTAAACTACATTTTGAAACTGTATTTCCTTCAAACCAAAAATTTGAAATTGTAACGGATGATGGTTGTTCGTTTGTAGCGATATTGACTGGGAAGTTTAACAGGAATCTTCAGTTGATCAATGGAGATTTATTTCAATATATACAGAAACGTATTGGAGCAGCTGACGATTCACCGATTTCTTATTTTGATTTAATCAAATTTGGATTTGTGAATTTCCACTTTGTTAGGTTATCTGAAACAAAATATTGCATGACTTTCAGTTAA
- a CDS encoding DUF6339 family protein: MINWDNIHYDIGSATRDFNKLSIKPSFVEPIEPMDQFIGLRQDLIKARNDIFDEYSLDAANKLDYQFDLAFGIKIYKILNEQIGFTNRVANNDEVWRYLSIRVIPDIVHARWQLNEVHFFKTPRRIWLKTIWWYIHLSWMGNEEDTHSLLTKNTTDTIQQLVERPGIGYHVEMYREIMARYSDYEDSSRDLFRRVLKLNTARLLTTSPELVAGGIPAYVTNLFNSVGNK, from the coding sequence ATGATTAATTGGGATAATATACACTACGATATTGGAAGTGCTACTCGTGATTTTAATAAACTATCAATAAAACCATCGTTTGTAGAACCTATCGAACCAATGGACCAATTTATTGGCTTGCGGCAGGATTTGATAAAAGCCAGAAATGATATATTTGATGAATATTCATTAGACGCGGCCAATAAATTAGACTATCAATTTGATTTGGCATTCGGAATAAAAATATATAAAATTTTGAATGAGCAAATTGGGTTTACTAATCGTGTCGCCAATAATGACGAAGTTTGGCGATATCTTTCGATTCGAGTCATCCCTGATATTGTCCATGCTCGGTGGCAATTAAATGAGGTCCATTTTTTTAAAACTCCTCGTCGAATATGGTTGAAAACTATATGGTGGTATATTCATTTATCATGGATGGGGAATGAAGAGGACACGCATAGTCTACTGACGAAAAATACAACGGATACAATTCAGCAGCTTGTAGAACGTCCTGGAATTGGATATCACGTTGAGATGTATCGTGAAATTATGGCAAGGTATTCTGACTATGAAGACTCATCGCGTGATTTGTTTCGTAGGGTGCTTAAATTAAACACTGCTCGTTTATTGACTACCTCCCCTGAATTAGTTGCGGGGGGGATCCCCGCATATGTCACAAATCTATTTAATTCTGTGGGGAATAAGTGA
- a CDS encoding aldo/keto reductase, with the protein MNTRVLGRGLEVSEIGLGCMGMDHAYGAPADREEMIKLIRRAVELGCNFFDTAVIYGEANEVLLGKALEIYNREDVIIATKFGIYGQKMVDGKLENELNSKPDSIREQVEGSLKRLGVDYIDLYYQHRVDPEVEPEAVAGVMKELMAEGKIRHWGLSNAPLDYLRRAHAVCPVTCIENQYSMVFREPEKEIFQVCEELGIGFVAYSPLGNGFLSGKYDANTVYPEGDFRSKMGRFSPEVMQKNQALLDLLKEIADRKNATSAQIVLAWELAQKPWIVPIPGTTKMHRLEENLGGAAIELSPEELKDINAALDALDIDETHF; encoded by the coding sequence ATGAACACAAGAGTATTGGGACGAGGCTTGGAAGTATCCGAAATCGGGCTTGGCTGCATGGGGATGGATCATGCCTACGGTGCGCCGGCCGACAGGGAAGAAATGATCAAGCTGATCAGGCGCGCTGTCGAATTGGGCTGCAATTTCTTTGATACCGCGGTCATCTACGGTGAGGCGAATGAAGTGTTGTTGGGAAAAGCCTTGGAAATATACAACCGTGAAGACGTGATCATCGCCACAAAATTCGGCATCTACGGCCAGAAAATGGTTGACGGCAAGCTTGAAAATGAGCTGAACAGCAAACCAGATTCCATCAGGGAACAGGTGGAAGGCTCGCTGAAACGTTTGGGCGTTGATTACATCGACTTGTATTATCAGCACCGCGTGGACCCGGAAGTTGAACCGGAAGCGGTTGCCGGGGTCATGAAGGAATTGATGGCTGAAGGCAAAATCAGACATTGGGGCTTATCCAACGCACCTCTGGATTACTTGAGAAGAGCCCACGCTGTCTGCCCAGTGACTTGCATCGAAAATCAATATTCGATGGTTTTCAGAGAACCGGAAAAGGAAATCTTTCAGGTATGCGAAGAATTGGGCATCGGTTTTGTCGCGTATTCCCCACTCGGAAATGGTTTCTTGAGCGGGAAATATGATGCGAATACGGTATATCCGGAAGGGGACTTCCGCAGCAAAATGGGCAGATTCAGCCCTGAAGTGATGCAAAAAAACCAAGCGCTGTTGGACTTATTGAAAGAAATCGCCGACAGAAAGAACGCAACGAGCGCGCAAATCGTTTTGGCGTGGGAACTGGCGCAAAAACCATGGATCGTCCCGATTCCCGGCACAACGAAAATGCACCGTTTGGAAGAAAATTTGGGCGGAGCTGCTATCGAGTTGAGCCCAGAGGAATTGAAGGACATCAATGCAGCCTTGGATGCGCTTGATATCGATGAGACGCATTTCTAA
- the dcm gene encoding DNA (cytosine-5-)-methyltransferase produces MLRVIETFSGIGSQVQALKNIGVDYSVEAIVEWEIGAMYAYDIIHNGPQYLLDYRHHTRDSLVTQISGYNLSNDGKQPLTDRALNSMSMRQLKAIMGAIERNNNLVDISSVHSEDLPDCDVLTYSFPCQDLSVSGHWHHNVGGINRNANNRSTLLWQVERILKEYSLEGRELPKFLLMENVSNILSEKHIHNFNEWCSFLEELGYINQVYTLDARNFGVPQSRIRTYMISSLATEEEDYANVGKYFFENNLENIALSQESIQPLSNYLRLDYSISKYRDEAIESTPVFTESRKKIYENNQILAIGQLPIDSTFARTITTKQDRHPNSGIIRYDKEILTDTNAYYRNLTPRECFLLMGFKEESFDLLMEHNYMIAADRKILAPSKLIKLAGNSIVVQVLEAIFKQINELNEFILVDSKKKKSDEALHVTTTC; encoded by the coding sequence ATGTTGAGAGTTATCGAGACCTTTAGCGGTATAGGCAGCCAGGTACAGGCACTAAAAAATATAGGTGTAGATTATAGTGTGGAAGCAATAGTTGAGTGGGAGATTGGTGCTATGTATGCATATGATATCATACATAACGGCCCACAATACTTGCTAGATTACAGACACCATACACGAGACTCCCTTGTCACACAAATATCGGGATACAATTTATCGAATGATGGTAAACAACCATTAACAGATCGTGCATTGAATTCCATGAGCATGCGCCAGTTAAAAGCTATAATGGGCGCGATAGAAAGAAATAATAACTTGGTTGATATCTCTTCTGTTCATTCTGAAGACTTACCTGATTGTGATGTGCTAACGTATTCATTTCCGTGTCAAGATTTGTCAGTGAGTGGCCATTGGCATCATAATGTCGGTGGGATAAATCGAAATGCAAACAATAGAAGTACTCTTTTATGGCAAGTAGAACGTATTCTTAAAGAATACAGTTTAGAAGGTCGGGAACTTCCTAAATTTCTCCTCATGGAAAACGTGAGTAACATTTTATCAGAGAAGCACATTCACAATTTCAATGAATGGTGCAGCTTTTTAGAAGAATTAGGGTATATCAATCAAGTTTATACATTGGATGCCAGAAATTTTGGAGTTCCTCAAAGTAGAATCCGTACTTATATGATAAGCTCGCTCGCTACAGAAGAAGAGGACTATGCAAATGTGGGGAAATATTTCTTTGAGAATAATTTAGAAAATATAGCATTAAGTCAAGAATCTATCCAACCACTTAGCAACTATCTGCGTTTGGACTATTCCATCAGTAAATACCGTGATGAAGCGATTGAAAGCACACCCGTTTTTACAGAGTCTCGGAAAAAAATCTACGAGAACAATCAAATATTAGCAATCGGTCAGCTACCTATTGATTCTACATTTGCCAGAACGATAACGACGAAACAGGATAGGCATCCTAACTCGGGAATTATCAGGTACGATAAAGAAATTCTAACTGACACTAATGCTTATTATAGGAATCTGACTCCTCGAGAGTGTTTTCTGCTGATGGGTTTTAAAGAAGAATCATTTGACTTGTTGATGGAACATAATTATATGATTGCAGCAGATCGGAAAATTTTGGCTCCTTCAAAGCTTATCAAATTAGCTGGAAATAGTATTGTAGTACAAGTACTGGAAGCTATTTTTAAACAAATAAATGAACTCAATGAATTTATATTGGTTGATTCAAAGAAAAAAAAGTCTGATGAAGCACTTCATGTAACAACAACTTGCTGA
- a CDS encoding DUF2075 domain-containing protein, translating into MGDISAPIVYELDYSSEDIRDFDSKVQETVGKDAKYLLHYPTVYIVNDKNKEKQFSVYIGETSDIKKRTIQHLTVDPKTRTDWENLAISDSSKMYVIGHEHFNKSLTLDIENKLMLYMSSIENVDAVYNRRTNQQNDYFTSHELDKIFSKVWRGLQKKNKELFPVEQIIRDSAIFKASPFHKLTEEQIRTKDFITLRIMQALTKGETGQLILVTGEAGSGKTVLMSSLFYELNQLSKDDPENLIFKDTKNFLLVNHEQQLKVYQQIATKLGIYSKKQPDLVSKPTPFINNHRPEDKVDVVIVDEAHLLWTQGKQAYRGKNQLHDLLERAKVVVAVFDQNQVLSTQQYWEYEELMSLQHEAQLNGNLMYLSNQMRINSDKATVDWIRSLIDEQEVGKIPADSKNYDIRIFDSPAELHAAIKAKAQSQESGISRLTATFDWDYVDKRKPEVEDYWYVRVGDWKLPWNLQLPVASKKQSIKNKHLSWAEQEQTVDEVGSTFTVQGFDLNYAGVIIGPSVKYRNGKIIFDRQESKNKKATQKRSLKDGSKEYFSDTLLKNELNVLLTRGVNGLYLFAVDEELQQALKDARKG; encoded by the coding sequence ATGGGAGACATTTCCGCTCCAATAGTCTACGAACTGGATTACAGCAGCGAGGACATTCGGGATTTTGATTCAAAAGTCCAAGAAACGGTCGGGAAGGATGCGAAGTACCTTTTGCATTATCCGACAGTGTATATTGTCAATGACAAGAATAAAGAGAAGCAGTTCTCGGTTTACATCGGGGAAACTTCCGACATCAAGAAGAGAACCATACAGCATCTGACGGTCGATCCGAAAACAAGGACTGATTGGGAGAACCTGGCTATTTCGGATTCATCGAAGATGTATGTGATTGGGCATGAACATTTCAATAAGTCACTTACGTTGGACATCGAAAACAAGCTGATGCTGTACATGTCCAGCATTGAAAATGTCGACGCAGTCTATAACCGCCGGACCAACCAGCAGAACGATTATTTTACATCCCATGAGTTGGACAAGATCTTCTCGAAGGTTTGGAGAGGGCTGCAGAAGAAAAACAAAGAGCTTTTTCCGGTCGAGCAGATCATCAGGGATTCCGCCATTTTTAAGGCTTCTCCGTTCCATAAACTGACGGAAGAGCAGATCCGCACGAAGGACTTCATCACTCTGCGCATCATGCAAGCTCTGACGAAAGGGGAAACGGGTCAGCTGATTCTTGTGACCGGTGAGGCGGGATCCGGAAAGACGGTATTGATGAGCAGTCTGTTTTATGAATTGAATCAGTTGTCGAAGGATGATCCGGAAAATCTGATTTTTAAGGATACGAAGAATTTCCTTTTGGTGAACCACGAGCAGCAGCTGAAGGTCTATCAGCAGATTGCGACCAAATTGGGCATTTACAGCAAAAAGCAGCCCGACCTCGTTTCGAAACCGACCCCATTCATTAATAATCATAGGCCGGAAGATAAAGTGGATGTCGTGATCGTCGATGAGGCGCATCTGCTGTGGACGCAAGGAAAACAGGCATATCGAGGAAAGAACCAACTGCACGATCTGTTGGAACGCGCCAAGGTAGTTGTGGCGGTGTTCGACCAAAACCAGGTGCTTTCGACACAGCAGTATTGGGAATATGAGGAACTGATGAGCCTTCAGCATGAAGCTCAGCTTAACGGCAATCTGATGTACCTCTCGAACCAGATGCGCATCAATTCCGATAAAGCGACGGTGGATTGGATCCGTTCCCTGATCGATGAACAGGAAGTCGGTAAAATCCCTGCCGATTCAAAAAACTATGATATCCGGATTTTTGATAGCCCGGCGGAACTGCATGCAGCCATCAAAGCAAAGGCGCAGAGCCAGGAATCGGGTATTTCCAGGCTGACGGCCACCTTCGATTGGGATTACGTAGACAAGCGCAAACCCGAGGTAGAGGACTACTGGTACGTCCGGGTAGGTGACTGGAAATTACCATGGAATCTGCAGCTACCTGTCGCTTCGAAGAAGCAGTCAATCAAAAACAAACACCTATCTTGGGCCGAACAGGAGCAGACAGTTGATGAAGTCGGCTCCACTTTCACGGTCCAAGGTTTTGACCTGAACTATGCGGGTGTCATTATCGGGCCGTCCGTGAAATATCGCAACGGGAAAATCATCTTTGACCGTCAGGAGAGCAAAAACAAGAAAGCCACCCAAAAGAGAAGCCTGAAGGACGGCAGCAAGGAATATTTTTCCGATACGTTGCTTAAGAACGAACTGAACGTATTGCTGACCAGGGGCGTCAACGGTTTGTATCTCTTTGCGGTGGATGAAGAACTGCAACAAGCACTAAAAGATGCGAGAAAGGGATGA
- a CDS encoding LysR family transcriptional regulator gives MYNHQLDTFIKVADSGSFNKASEELFVSPNAVMKQINLLENSLGFDLFVRTHRGIRLTPAGESLYRDAKYLIQYAKDSIARAEKMVAEPKHVLRIGTSLTTPVQFLVSLWPQIRQHNPDLKFELVSFENTPENAREIMNHFGRNIDVVAGIYSDNILSERNCSALKLYDTPLCAAVPLHHRLAANDEIAIGDLLDETVMLIKRGYMSAFDEVRDDLAENYPRIQIEDFSFFDVNVFNKCENDNAVLIGVKEWENVHPLLKIIPISWKHTIPIGILHSNTPSKDVKEFLEIISQIYEVQS, from the coding sequence ATGTACAATCATCAATTGGATACATTCATTAAAGTTGCCGATTCAGGCAGTTTCAATAAAGCGTCCGAAGAACTATTTGTATCACCGAATGCTGTCATGAAGCAAATCAATCTTCTGGAAAACAGTCTGGGATTTGATTTGTTTGTCAGGACGCATCGGGGCATCCGATTGACACCGGCGGGTGAATCCTTGTACCGGGATGCAAAATATCTCATCCAGTATGCCAAAGATTCGATCGCCCGGGCTGAAAAAATGGTGGCTGAACCCAAACACGTGTTGCGGATCGGAACCTCATTGACGACGCCGGTCCAGTTTTTGGTCAGCCTGTGGCCCCAGATCCGCCAACACAATCCGGATCTGAAATTTGAGCTGGTCTCATTCGAAAACACCCCGGAGAATGCAAGGGAAATCATGAATCATTTCGGCAGGAACATCGATGTGGTCGCCGGCATCTACAGCGATAATATATTGAGCGAGCGGAACTGTTCGGCCTTGAAATTGTATGATACACCCCTTTGTGCGGCGGTCCCGCTCCATCATCGCTTGGCAGCAAATGATGAAATAGCGATCGGGGATCTGCTCGACGAAACGGTCATGCTCATCAAACGCGGCTACATGAGTGCTTTTGACGAAGTCAGAGATGATCTGGCAGAAAATTATCCGAGGATCCAGATTGAAGATTTTTCATTCTTCGATGTGAATGTCTTCAACAAATGTGAAAACGACAATGCGGTTCTGATCGGCGTGAAGGAATGGGAAAATGTCCATCCTTTGCTGAAAATCATTCCGATCAGCTGGAAGCATACGATTCCGATCGGGATCCTGCATTCAAACACGCCATCCAAGGATGTCAAAGAATTCCTGGAAATAATCAGTCAGATATACGAGGTCCAGTCCTGA
- a CDS encoding nucleotide pyrophosphohydrolase, which translates to MNTMDKINKFRDDRDWRQFHNEKDLAISICLEAAELLELFQWKNPEETTANNLERIKEELADVLIYSHMLASNLELDIDEIIEAKLEKNNIKYPVDKSKGNKEKYTEL; encoded by the coding sequence ATGAACACAATGGACAAAATCAATAAATTCCGCGATGACCGGGACTGGCGCCAATTCCACAACGAGAAGGACCTCGCTATCTCGATCTGCCTGGAGGCTGCGGAGCTGCTGGAGTTGTTCCAATGGAAAAATCCTGAGGAAACGACAGCGAACAATCTGGAGCGGATCAAGGAGGAACTCGCCGATGTGCTGATCTATTCCCACATGCTGGCAAGCAACCTCGAACTGGACATCGATGAAATCATTGAGGCGAAACTGGAGAAGAACAACATCAAGTATCCAGTGGACAAAAGCAAAGGGAATAAAGAGAAGTATACGGAGCTGTAA
- a CDS encoding Z1 domain-containing protein — MDYASPKYDKIRQLIKDQYYSRNDWDSIKKLDYFEAPIENILSTFSVMSLNGEKLTPIFWEEMVDYVQQRDKERKVVKLGRNIKSDASIPQDEYSAWQLYKKKLLAQKWSENSIENIEKSSFEILQNLSMNTVDDGPVKGLVVGNVQSGKTANMAGLMSMAADNGFNYFIVLSGVIESLRKQTSKRLFEDMTASGQGNLHWNPIENPSLKSTLPEHNISNFNLASKDKDRYFTVCLKNKSRLTALKNWLFSDANKAKQLKILIIDDEADQASVNTKPIEGEEYTAINKLIRQIVNTNKVAGMNYISYTATPYANVLNETSVDSLYPKDFIVLLEPSEDYIGPRQLFGTEIPEVSPYIDIVEDIPDIDSGIIKDIQEGNIMYNMPGSFVKAIHWFLLTVSAMRALDYNKPISMLVHTSFKISHHEGISKKIQQYLQYFQVNYDSILPQLKNQYEDASIDFKRSHFLAAMPQYSTPGNVPDYPKWELVQKNLDRIIRLPKNEYVSHIQIGNGGEPKFHKGIHLVIDNSKPKANDQYVRLVYPTDKQMPSLAPAFIVVGGNTLSRGLTLEGLTTTFFLRTTNQADTLMQMGRWFGYRKGYEIFPRVWLDRKALNRYSFLSQMNEELRDEIGVYAENGLTPADYAPRIKNSSNYNLIRITSSNKMQSAEAREYDFAGFNTQTIYFEKDEVKLEKNLDCTKKFLNNLPRPHARKNHLIWRGVDAEQISTFLEEYQVCSSDTKMTSLPVLLRWVQENAENLEKWNVVLSGVGHVEGTEGKNPNWNIHGYSPGTSERTKLKHRSTENLVSIGSLRSPSDLLADIENELSRDEFGVLKPSEVQAVREKHGYGKVPQLLIYRIDKGEMTEEEYVRKHTNKKGEFTKSNRAPLNFPMDLIGINIMIPGMSKGGSHATYVSATLDIDAQNQNIDETQFEEEIE; from the coding sequence ATGGATTATGCAAGCCCAAAATACGATAAAATACGTCAATTGATTAAAGACCAATATTATTCTCGTAATGATTGGGACTCTATAAAAAAGTTGGATTATTTTGAGGCACCTATTGAAAACATTCTTTCAACTTTTTCAGTGATGAGTCTCAACGGAGAAAAATTAACTCCAATATTTTGGGAAGAGATGGTTGATTACGTTCAACAACGGGATAAAGAAAGAAAAGTAGTAAAGCTAGGAAGAAATATCAAAAGTGATGCAAGCATTCCGCAAGATGAGTATTCAGCATGGCAGTTGTACAAGAAAAAATTACTTGCGCAAAAATGGTCTGAGAATTCAATAGAAAACATCGAAAAGTCATCTTTTGAAATTTTGCAAAACTTATCTATGAATACTGTGGATGATGGACCAGTAAAAGGTTTAGTTGTGGGTAACGTCCAATCCGGTAAAACAGCAAATATGGCCGGGTTGATGTCAATGGCTGCCGATAATGGGTTTAATTATTTTATTGTTTTATCTGGGGTAATTGAGAGTCTAAGAAAGCAAACCTCTAAACGTCTATTTGAGGATATGACTGCTTCAGGTCAAGGAAATTTGCATTGGAACCCTATTGAAAATCCTTCTTTAAAATCAACATTGCCTGAACACAATATTAGCAATTTTAATTTAGCTTCGAAAGATAAAGATCGGTATTTCACAGTATGTCTTAAGAATAAAAGTCGACTCACCGCGTTAAAAAATTGGCTTTTTTCTGATGCTAATAAAGCAAAACAATTAAAAATTCTGATAATTGACGATGAAGCGGATCAAGCTAGCGTTAATACTAAACCAATTGAGGGTGAAGAGTATACCGCAATCAATAAATTAATCAGACAAATAGTAAACACGAATAAAGTTGCCGGCATGAACTACATTTCATACACAGCTACTCCATATGCTAATGTATTAAATGAGACGAGTGTCGACTCTTTGTACCCGAAGGATTTTATCGTATTGTTAGAGCCTTCAGAAGATTATATCGGGCCCAGACAATTATTTGGCACTGAGATTCCTGAAGTGAGTCCCTATATCGATATTGTTGAGGATATCCCTGACATCGATTCGGGTATCATTAAGGATATACAAGAAGGGAACATAATGTACAATATGCCAGGAAGTTTTGTTAAAGCAATACATTGGTTTCTTCTTACGGTTTCAGCGATGAGAGCACTCGATTATAATAAACCTATTTCGATGTTGGTACATACGAGTTTTAAAATTTCACATCATGAGGGTATTTCTAAAAAGATCCAACAATATCTTCAATATTTTCAGGTGAACTATGATTCAATCTTGCCCCAATTAAAAAATCAGTACGAAGATGCATCAATAGATTTTAAGAGGAGTCATTTTCTTGCAGCGATGCCACAGTATTCGACCCCTGGAAATGTCCCTGATTACCCCAAATGGGAATTAGTACAAAAAAATCTAGATCGTATTATCCGTTTGCCGAAGAATGAATACGTCTCACATATTCAGATAGGTAATGGAGGAGAACCTAAATTTCATAAAGGGATTCATCTTGTTATCGATAACAGCAAACCAAAGGCAAATGATCAGTATGTTCGATTAGTGTATCCTACAGATAAACAAATGCCGAGTTTGGCACCAGCATTCATAGTAGTTGGCGGTAACACACTATCACGAGGTCTCACTTTAGAAGGTCTTACAACGACATTTTTTTTACGAACAACAAATCAAGCGGATACATTGATGCAAATGGGACGATGGTTTGGATATCGAAAAGGGTATGAAATATTTCCAAGGGTTTGGCTTGACAGGAAGGCTTTAAATAGATACTCATTTCTTAGTCAAATGAACGAAGAATTGAGGGATGAAATAGGGGTTTATGCAGAAAACGGTTTGACTCCAGCTGATTATGCGCCTAGAATAAAAAATTCTTCGAATTATAACCTGATACGAATAACATCTTCAAATAAAATGCAATCTGCTGAGGCAAGAGAATATGATTTTGCGGGATTCAATACTCAAACGATATATTTTGAAAAAGATGAAGTGAAATTAGAGAAAAATCTTGATTGTACTAAGAAATTTTTGAATAATCTACCAAGACCGCATGCTAGAAAGAATCACTTGATTTGGAGAGGTGTTGATGCAGAGCAAATTTCTACTTTTTTAGAAGAATACCAAGTATGTTCATCAGATACTAAAATGACTAGCCTACCTGTTTTGTTGAGATGGGTTCAAGAAAATGCTGAGAACTTAGAAAAGTGGAATGTAGTCCTTTCTGGAGTGGGGCATGTGGAAGGTACAGAAGGGAAAAATCCTAATTGGAACATACATGGATACAGTCCGGGCACTTCAGAACGGACAAAATTGAAACATCGAAGTACAGAGAATTTAGTTAGTATTGGTTCACTTCGTTCTCCGTCCGATCTGCTTGCAGATATTGAAAATGAATTGTCCAGAGACGAATTTGGCGTTCTAAAACCTTCCGAAGTCCAAGCTGTGAGAGAGAAGCATGGTTATGGGAAGGTTCCGCAACTTTTGATTTATCGTATTGATAAAGGTGAAATGACTGAGGAAGAATATGTAAGAAAACATACAAATAAAAAAGGGGAATTTACAAAATCAAATAGAGCACCTCTAAATTTCCCTATGGATCTTATAGGTATAAACATTATGATTCCAGGTATGTCAAAAGGGGGAAGTCATGCAACCTATGTTTCTGCAACTCTGGATATAGATGCGCAGAATCAAAACATAGATGAAACACAATTTGAAGAGGAGATTGAGTAA